Proteins encoded by one window of Pseudorca crassidens isolate mPseCra1 chromosome 3, mPseCra1.hap1, whole genome shotgun sequence:
- the GUK1 gene encoding guanylate kinase isoform X4 has translation MSGPRPVVLSGPSGAGKSTLLKRLLQEHSSIFGFSVSHTTRDPRPGEENGKDYYFVTREVMQRDIASGDFIEHAEFSGNLYGTSKAAVRAVQAMNRICVLDVDLQGVRNIKKTDLQPVYIFVQPPSLDVLEQRLRQRNTETEESLAKRLAAARADMESRNKEGSSNWSLLSRSTGYNSSGGA, from the exons ATGTCAGGACCAAGGCCCGTTGTCCTGAGCGGACCCTCAGGGGCTGGGAAGAGCACCCTACTGAAGAGACTCCTGCAGGAACACAGCAGCATCTTCGGCTTCAGCGTGTCCC ACACCACAAGGGACCCGAGGCCAGGAGAGGAGAACGGCAAAG ATTACTACTTTGTGACCAGGGAGGTGATGCAGCGGGACATTGCCTCTGGAGACTTCATCGAGCATGCCGAGTTCTCAGGGAACTTGTATGGGACCAG CAAAGCAGCTGTGCGGGCCGTGCAGGCCATGAACCGCATCTGCGTGCTGGATGTGGACCTGCAGGGCGTGCGCAACATCAAGAAGACCGACCTGCAGCCCGTCTACATCTTTGTGCAGCCACCCTCACTGGATGTCCTG GAGCAGCGGCTGCGGCAGCGGAACACAGAGACGGAGGAGAGCCTGGCTAAGCGTCTGGCTGCTGCCCGGGCTGACATGGAGAGCA GAAATAAAGAAGGCTCAAGCAACTGGTCACTCCTGAGCAGGTCCACCGGCTATAACTCCTCAGGTGGGGCCTAG
- the GUK1 gene encoding guanylate kinase isoform X2 — translation MLRRPLAGLAAAALGRVPSDGMSGPRPVVLSGPSGAGKSTLLKRLLQEHSSIFGFSVSHTTRDPRPGEENGKDYYFVTREVMQRDIASGDFIEHAEFSGNLYGTSKAAVRAVQAMNRICVLDVDLQGVRNIKKTDLQPVYIFVQPPSLDVLEQRLRQRNTETEESLAKRLAAARADMESKPPLTLPPPSGEEPGLFDLIIVNDSLDKAYWALKEALSEEIKKAQATGHS, via the exons GGATGTCAGGACCAAGGCCCGTTGTCCTGAGCGGACCCTCAGGGGCTGGGAAGAGCACCCTACTGAAGAGACTCCTGCAGGAACACAGCAGCATCTTCGGCTTCAGCGTGTCCC ACACCACAAGGGACCCGAGGCCAGGAGAGGAGAACGGCAAAG ATTACTACTTTGTGACCAGGGAGGTGATGCAGCGGGACATTGCCTCTGGAGACTTCATCGAGCATGCCGAGTTCTCAGGGAACTTGTATGGGACCAG CAAAGCAGCTGTGCGGGCCGTGCAGGCCATGAACCGCATCTGCGTGCTGGATGTGGACCTGCAGGGCGTGCGCAACATCAAGAAGACCGACCTGCAGCCCGTCTACATCTTTGTGCAGCCACCCTCACTGGATGTCCTG GAGCAGCGGCTGCGGCAGCGGAACACAGAGACGGAGGAGAGCCTGGCTAAGCGTCTGGCTGCTGCCCGGGCTGACATGGAGAGCA AGCCTCCACtgaccctgcccccaccctcaggCGAGGAGCCCGGCCTGTTTGACCTGATCATCGTCAACGACAGTCTGGACAAGGCCTACTGGGCCCTGAAGGAGGCGCTCTCCgag GAAATAAAGAAGGCTCAAGCAACTGGTCACTCCTGA
- the GUK1 gene encoding guanylate kinase isoform X1, whose amino-acid sequence MPLWTLQYAWGQRGEQPDTPLQGMSGPRPVVLSGPSGAGKSTLLKRLLQEHSSIFGFSVSHTTRDPRPGEENGKDYYFVTREVMQRDIASGDFIEHAEFSGNLYGTSKAAVRAVQAMNRICVLDVDLQGVRNIKKTDLQPVYIFVQPPSLDVLEQRLRQRNTETEESLAKRLAAARADMESKPPLTLPPPSGEEPGLFDLIIVNDSLDKAYWALKEALSEEIKKAQATGHS is encoded by the exons GGATGTCAGGACCAAGGCCCGTTGTCCTGAGCGGACCCTCAGGGGCTGGGAAGAGCACCCTACTGAAGAGACTCCTGCAGGAACACAGCAGCATCTTCGGCTTCAGCGTGTCCC ACACCACAAGGGACCCGAGGCCAGGAGAGGAGAACGGCAAAG ATTACTACTTTGTGACCAGGGAGGTGATGCAGCGGGACATTGCCTCTGGAGACTTCATCGAGCATGCCGAGTTCTCAGGGAACTTGTATGGGACCAG CAAAGCAGCTGTGCGGGCCGTGCAGGCCATGAACCGCATCTGCGTGCTGGATGTGGACCTGCAGGGCGTGCGCAACATCAAGAAGACCGACCTGCAGCCCGTCTACATCTTTGTGCAGCCACCCTCACTGGATGTCCTG GAGCAGCGGCTGCGGCAGCGGAACACAGAGACGGAGGAGAGCCTGGCTAAGCGTCTGGCTGCTGCCCGGGCTGACATGGAGAGCA AGCCTCCACtgaccctgcccccaccctcaggCGAGGAGCCCGGCCTGTTTGACCTGATCATCGTCAACGACAGTCTGGACAAGGCCTACTGGGCCCTGAAGGAGGCGCTCTCCgag GAAATAAAGAAGGCTCAAGCAACTGGTCACTCCTGA
- the GUK1 gene encoding guanylate kinase isoform X3: protein MLRRPLAGLAAAALGRVPSDGMSGPRPVVLSGPSGAGKSTLLKRLLQEHSSIFGFSVSHTTRDPRPGEENGKDYYFVTREVMQRDIASGDFIEHAEFSGNLYGTSKAAVRAVQAMNRICVLDVDLQGVRNIKKTDLQPVYIFVQPPSLDVLEQRLRQRNTETEESLAKRLAAARADMESSEEPGLFDLIIVNDSLDKAYWALKEALSEEIKKAQATGHS from the exons GGATGTCAGGACCAAGGCCCGTTGTCCTGAGCGGACCCTCAGGGGCTGGGAAGAGCACCCTACTGAAGAGACTCCTGCAGGAACACAGCAGCATCTTCGGCTTCAGCGTGTCCC ACACCACAAGGGACCCGAGGCCAGGAGAGGAGAACGGCAAAG ATTACTACTTTGTGACCAGGGAGGTGATGCAGCGGGACATTGCCTCTGGAGACTTCATCGAGCATGCCGAGTTCTCAGGGAACTTGTATGGGACCAG CAAAGCAGCTGTGCGGGCCGTGCAGGCCATGAACCGCATCTGCGTGCTGGATGTGGACCTGCAGGGCGTGCGCAACATCAAGAAGACCGACCTGCAGCCCGTCTACATCTTTGTGCAGCCACCCTCACTGGATGTCCTG GAGCAGCGGCTGCGGCAGCGGAACACAGAGACGGAGGAGAGCCTGGCTAAGCGTCTGGCTGCTGCCCGGGCTGACATGGAGAGCA gCGAGGAGCCCGGCCTGTTTGACCTGATCATCGTCAACGACAGTCTGGACAAGGCCTACTGGGCCCTGAAGGAGGCGCTCTCCgag GAAATAAAGAAGGCTCAAGCAACTGGTCACTCCTGA
- the GUK1 gene encoding guanylate kinase isoform X5, whose product MWGMSGPRPVVLSGPSGAGKSTLLKRLLQEHSSIFGFSVSHTTRDPRPGEENGKDYYFVTREVMQRDIASGDFIEHAEFSGNLYGTSKAAVRAVQAMNRICVLDVDLQGVRNIKKTDLQPVYIFVQPPSLDVLEQRLRQRNTETEESLAKRLAAARADMESKPPLTLPPPSGEEPGLFDLIIVNDSLDKAYWALKEALSEEIKKAQATGHS is encoded by the exons GGATGTCAGGACCAAGGCCCGTTGTCCTGAGCGGACCCTCAGGGGCTGGGAAGAGCACCCTACTGAAGAGACTCCTGCAGGAACACAGCAGCATCTTCGGCTTCAGCGTGTCCC ACACCACAAGGGACCCGAGGCCAGGAGAGGAGAACGGCAAAG ATTACTACTTTGTGACCAGGGAGGTGATGCAGCGGGACATTGCCTCTGGAGACTTCATCGAGCATGCCGAGTTCTCAGGGAACTTGTATGGGACCAG CAAAGCAGCTGTGCGGGCCGTGCAGGCCATGAACCGCATCTGCGTGCTGGATGTGGACCTGCAGGGCGTGCGCAACATCAAGAAGACCGACCTGCAGCCCGTCTACATCTTTGTGCAGCCACCCTCACTGGATGTCCTG GAGCAGCGGCTGCGGCAGCGGAACACAGAGACGGAGGAGAGCCTGGCTAAGCGTCTGGCTGCTGCCCGGGCTGACATGGAGAGCA AGCCTCCACtgaccctgcccccaccctcaggCGAGGAGCCCGGCCTGTTTGACCTGATCATCGTCAACGACAGTCTGGACAAGGCCTACTGGGCCCTGAAGGAGGCGCTCTCCgag GAAATAAAGAAGGCTCAAGCAACTGGTCACTCCTGA